The following DNA comes from Camarhynchus parvulus unplaced genomic scaffold, STF_HiC, whole genome shotgun sequence.
GGGGCGAGCGCGGCAGCCACCCCATCCTCAGCGTCTTCGAGCTGGAGCGGCTGCTCTACACCGGCAAAACCGCCTGCAACCACGCCGACGAGGTGTGGCCTGGCCTCTACCTGGGAGACCAGTAAGCGCGGCCAGCGACACGGGCTGGGGGAGTGTTGGCGGGGAGGAATGGTGAGGAGGACTCAAAGCGCCAGGTTTTTACATCCAGGTCTCTCAGACAGGAACATTTATCCCGAACAGCCTTTCCAGTGTTCTGGGACACTTGTAGTGCTCTGagctgtccctccctgctgtggctgcagagatctgGCTGGGAcaaaggaggaaggaggtggcagggagggTGTCCACGGAGCAAGGGCCGTGAAAGTGCCACAAAACCCAATAATCTCAAAAATCCACCAAGTTTTTACATCCAGCTCTCTCACCCAAAAACATTTATCCAGAACAGCCTTTCCACCATGCTGGGACACTTGTAGTTCTCTGAGGTgtcctctgcctgctgtggcTGTTGTCCCTGCAGAGATTTAGCTGGGGcaaaggaggaaggaggtggcagggagggtctccatggagccagggctgtgagATCTCTATAAAACCCAATAATCTCAAAAATCCACCAGGTTTTTAcatccagctctctcagccagAAACATTTATCTGAAACAGCCTTTCCAGTGTTCTGGGACACTTTTGGTGCTCTGagctgtccctccctgctgtgcctgcagagatTTACCTCCTGGGACAAAGGAGGAAGTAGCTGACAGGGCTGTGCAAGGCCGGGTGTCCACAGAGCCAGGGCCGTGAAAGCACCACAAAACCCAATAGTCTCAAAAATCCGCCAGGTTTGTACATCCAGCCCCCTCACCCAAAAACATTTATCCAGAACAGCCTTTCCACCATGCTGGGACGCTTTTAGTGCCCTGAAGTgttcctccctgctgtgcctgcagagatTTAGCTGGGACAAaggaggtggcagagctgtgcagggagatcACAGGTGGGATGTCCATGGACCCAGGGCCGTGAGATCACCGTAAACCCAAAAGTCTCAAAAATCCATGAGGTTTTTACATCCAGCTCCCTCACCCAAAAACAATTATCCAGAACAGCCTTTCCACCATTCTGGGACACTTTTAGTGCCCTGAGGtgtcctctccctgctgtggctgttgtCCCTGCAGAGATTTAGCTGGGACAAAGGAGGAAGGATCTGAGAGGGCTGTGCAAGGCAGGGTGTccacagagccagagctgtgagATCTCTATAAAACCCAATAATCTCAAAAATCCACCAGATTTTTACATCCAGCCCCCTCACCCAAAAACATTTATCCGGAACAGCCTTTCCAGTGTTCTGGGACACTTTCAGTGCTCTGAGGTGTCCcctgcctgctgtccctgcagagacaTCGCGTCCAACCGgcgggagctgctgcagctgcgCATCACCCACGTGCTGAACGCCTCCCACTGCCGCTGGCGCGGCGGCGCCGACTACTACGAGGGCACGGGCATCCGCTACCTGGGCATCGAGGCCCACGACTCGCCCTCCTTCGACATGAGCCCCTACTTCTACCCCGCCGCTGACTTCATCCACCAGGCCCTCAACGAAGGTTCCTgaagggaagggggagcagaggggtggTGGTCTGGTGGTGGTTGTTGTTAAGGGTCATGGGAAACAAAGGGGTTTTGAGGTTGGGATGGTGTCTCCTCATGGGGTCACCCTAATAGTGTGTCCT
Coding sequences within:
- the DUSP26 gene encoding dual specificity protein phosphatase 26 — protein: MAFLSRLYRSSSRSPSRAPRGERGSHPILSVFELERLLYTGKTACNHADEVWPGLYLGDQDIASNRRELLQLRITHVLNASHCRWRGGADYYEGTGIRYLGIEAHDSPSFDMSPYFYPAADFIHQALNEGRILVHCAVGVSRSATLVLAYLMIRHHMPLVEAIKTVKDHRGIIPNRGFLRQLVALDNALRLQRSS